Proteins encoded within one genomic window of Deferribacter autotrophicus:
- a CDS encoding divergent polysaccharide deacetylase family protein — MAAKRKSNKKTRKKKKQLIPPAFIVGGIFFVMVLLIILAVINIKVKNLEKDIKLEQSKFNYARQIEKDIKAIFYDLEIDKSFAKHELIKENKKILLKYYLKLNKNEVDTLFYNIGNLLKKEKFKISYFSENELSAENEFIKIVFKVSRFKKSANKTNKEMYLKNKNNNHRLSIIIDDCGNNINLAKKLASIPYPITMSVIPFLKYSKETVKIAKQHNKTVFLHLPMQPKTYPNTDPGKGAIFLNTPKSLIEIIIRKDVEDLGFIEGANNHMGSALTENREKMQQVLNALKKYTDTFIDSHTSTKTVAYNVCKSLKMKCGMNRKFIDNVDDKNYIREKLYEVLSLFEKYNTIIIIGHLKENTIQVLKEELPHLQQKGIKITNIKEVLN; from the coding sequence ATGGCAGCAAAGAGAAAAAGTAACAAAAAGACAAGGAAAAAGAAGAAGCAACTTATTCCACCAGCGTTTATCGTTGGTGGAATTTTTTTTGTAATGGTGCTTTTGATTATTCTTGCTGTGATAAATATAAAAGTAAAAAATCTTGAGAAAGATATAAAATTGGAACAATCAAAATTTAATTATGCAAGGCAAATAGAAAAAGATATCAAAGCAATATTTTATGATCTTGAAATTGACAAAAGTTTTGCAAAACATGAACTGATCAAAGAGAATAAAAAAATACTTTTAAAATATTATTTAAAACTTAATAAAAATGAAGTAGACACACTTTTTTATAATATCGGGAATTTACTGAAAAAAGAAAAATTTAAAATAAGCTATTTTAGTGAAAATGAATTATCTGCCGAAAACGAATTTATCAAAATTGTTTTTAAAGTATCAAGATTTAAGAAATCAGCTAATAAAACGAATAAAGAAATGTATTTAAAAAATAAAAATAATAACCATAGATTATCAATAATTATTGATGACTGCGGTAACAATATTAATTTAGCCAAAAAGCTTGCATCCATCCCCTATCCTATAACCATGTCTGTTATCCCATTTTTAAAATACTCTAAAGAAACAGTAAAAATTGCAAAGCAACACAATAAAACCGTTTTTCTGCACCTTCCAATGCAACCTAAAACTTATCCTAATACCGATCCCGGTAAAGGAGCGATTTTCCTCAATACACCTAAATCTCTTATTGAAATAATCATCAGAAAAGATGTAGAAGATCTTGGATTTATTGAAGGGGCAAACAATCATATGGGTTCGGCATTGACAGAAAATAGAGAAAAAATGCAACAAGTGTTAAATGCACTAAAAAAATATACTGATACTTTTATCGATAGCCATACAAGTACAAAAACAGTGGCTTATAATGTATGTAAATCTTTAAAAATGAAATGTGGTATGAATAGAAAATTTATCGATAATGTGGATGATAAAAATTATATCCGTGAAAAACTTTATGAAGTATTATCCCTTTTCGAAAAATATAACACAATCATAATTATTGGCCATTTAAAAGAAAATACTATCCAGGTTTTAAAAGAGGAATTACCACATCTACAACAAAAAGGGATTAAAATTACCAATATTAAAGAGGTGTTGAATTAA
- a CDS encoding murein hydrolase activator EnvC family protein, giving the protein MIIRIILIFIIIFNVSFAEIIEEYDSVIKYLNKVKKEIKNETKKLDTILRSKETIEKKLKSLEISIKKQKDILKKVDYKMQKLIKERKEIEYKIKKLDTESNFLKERIRKLNIYLLDNQKYLRLKLLFFTKKYYEVKNNFELLENINLKIYDLIKEYQDIQNRLKTLHNEVKNKLADIIAIKRLKISIINKLEDEKLQQKQLVAILKEDENSIKQYLAVLKSKEDELERRFKNLDNQLVKNGDKEIVNSAFFKNKGNLPWPVEGNVIEFFGPKEIKGFKGKIYNKGIKIQITGDGYVRSIFDGDVKYIDWVRGLGNIVIINHDKFFYTLYANIDEVLVKKNQKVKKGDKIGIIDVDLNNKSAYLYFEIRKESKAVNPLKWLKKEVVE; this is encoded by the coding sequence ATGATAATTAGGATAATCCTTATTTTCATAATTATATTTAATGTCTCTTTTGCTGAAATTATAGAAGAATACGATAGTGTTATAAAATACCTTAATAAAGTAAAAAAAGAGATAAAAAACGAAACGAAAAAATTGGATACAATTCTTAGAAGCAAAGAGACAATTGAAAAAAAATTGAAATCTCTTGAAATATCAATTAAAAAACAAAAAGATATTTTAAAAAAAGTTGATTACAAAATGCAAAAACTAATAAAAGAAAGAAAAGAGATAGAATATAAAATAAAAAAATTGGATACAGAAAGCAATTTTCTAAAAGAAAGAATCAGAAAGCTTAATATATATCTTCTCGACAACCAGAAATATTTGCGTTTAAAATTGTTATTCTTTACTAAAAAATATTATGAAGTTAAAAATAATTTTGAACTTTTGGAAAATATAAATCTTAAAATCTACGATTTAATTAAAGAGTATCAAGACATTCAAAACAGGCTTAAGACATTACATAATGAAGTTAAAAATAAATTGGCAGACATAATTGCTATAAAAAGATTAAAAATTTCCATCATCAATAAATTAGAAGATGAAAAATTGCAGCAAAAACAACTGGTTGCCATACTAAAAGAGGATGAAAATAGTATAAAACAATATTTAGCAGTTTTAAAATCAAAAGAGGATGAATTGGAAAGAAGATTTAAAAATCTTGATAATCAATTGGTAAAAAATGGTGACAAAGAGATTGTTAACAGTGCATTTTTTAAAAATAAAGGTAACCTCCCCTGGCCAGTAGAAGGTAATGTGATAGAATTTTTTGGTCCAAAAGAAATAAAAGGTTTTAAAGGTAAGATTTACAACAAAGGAATAAAAATTCAGATAACCGGTGATGGTTATGTTCGCTCAATATTCGATGGAGATGTTAAATATATTGACTGGGTAAGGGGGTTGGGAAACATTGTAATTATAAATCATGATAAATTTTTTTATACTTTATATGCGAATATTGATGAAGTTTTGGTAAAAAAAAATCAAAAAGTTAAAAAAGGAGACAAAATTGGTATAATTGATGTTGATTTAAATAACAAATCAGCTTATCTTTATTTCGAAATAAGAAAAGAGAGTAAAGCGGTAAACCCTTTAAAATGGCTGAAAAAGGAGGTTGTTGAATGA
- the ftsE gene encoding cell division ATP-binding protein FtsE, which translates to MIDFHNVSVSFVGDKKALNNVSFKIDRGEFVYITGKSGAGKSTLLRLIYADLYPTSGIVLVGKKNVSYITKSSIPYLRRNIGVIFQDFKLLENYTVYENIKIALEIFYLDKTHMENKIIPLLHKLDIFKRRNTIVKKLSGGEKQRVAIARALINEPLIILADEPTGNLDPERAETTINLLQNIAKNGSTVLVATHDEHLINKFPARVLKLENGKLVSDTVK; encoded by the coding sequence ATGATTGATTTTCACAATGTTTCAGTAAGTTTCGTAGGTGATAAAAAAGCCTTGAATAATGTATCATTTAAAATTGATCGTGGTGAATTTGTTTATATTACAGGGAAAAGTGGTGCTGGAAAATCTACTTTATTACGATTAATTTATGCTGATTTATACCCTACTTCAGGTATAGTACTTGTAGGGAAAAAAAATGTAAGTTATATCACAAAAAGCAGTATTCCTTATCTACGTAGAAATATTGGCGTTATTTTTCAAGATTTTAAACTACTAGAAAATTATACTGTATATGAAAATATAAAAATAGCTCTTGAAATATTTTATTTAGACAAAACTCACATGGAAAACAAAATAATTCCTTTACTGCACAAACTTGATATCTTTAAAAGAAGGAATACCATTGTTAAAAAGCTTTCAGGAGGAGAGAAACAAAGAGTAGCCATAGCAAGAGCTTTAATTAACGAACCATTGATAATTTTAGCAGATGAACCTACTGGTAACCTTGATCCAGAAAGGGCAGAAACAACTATAAATTTATTACAGAATATTGCAAAAAATGGTTCCACAGTTTTAGTTGCAACTCATGATGAACATTTAATTAATAAATTTCCAGCAAGAGTTTTGAAACTTGAAAACGGTAAGCTTGTAAGCGACACGGTAAAATGA
- a CDS encoding S41 family peptidase, whose amino-acid sequence MNKRKLIYLSIIASLLLIATFTIVTFKINNVYAAKYSKYELLEKFTNVMSIIQNNYVEKVDTEKLINGAIKGMLQELDPHSNYFTKDMFKEFQIETKGEFGGLGITIGIRDNVLTVIAPLEDTPAYKAGIKAGDKIIKINGKSTANITLEEAVKKLRGKPGTQVTITIFRKGVDKPFDVTITRAIIKIKAVKYKKYGNIGYIKLTSFKSNASKEVINALKKLEEENIEGLIFDLRNNPGGLLNEAINVSSIFIPAGKTVVFTKDRDGKERHYKSSLLSYRDLEIPLVVLINEGSASASEIFSGAMQDYGRAIIVGKTSFGKASVQTIIPLNDGSAVKITTARYYTPNGNSIQNVGIKPDIEIPEGKIVVENNHPVIKEKDLENHLTNDELKDNSTNISVNQSEQDLNNDLQLKFAMDILKGLIKYGSKEKK is encoded by the coding sequence ATGAATAAAAGGAAATTAATCTATTTATCCATAATTGCATCTTTACTGTTAATAGCGACATTTACAATAGTAACCTTTAAAATAAATAATGTTTATGCAGCAAAGTACAGCAAATATGAGTTATTGGAAAAATTTACCAATGTAATGTCAATAATACAAAATAACTATGTAGAGAAAGTCGATACAGAAAAGCTTATCAATGGTGCTATCAAAGGAATGTTGCAAGAACTTGATCCTCATTCCAACTATTTTACTAAGGATATGTTCAAAGAGTTTCAAATTGAGACAAAGGGTGAATTTGGGGGATTAGGTATAACTATTGGTATCAGGGACAATGTCCTAACAGTTATTGCACCGCTTGAAGATACACCAGCTTATAAGGCGGGAATTAAAGCGGGAGATAAAATAATAAAAATTAATGGTAAATCCACGGCAAATATTACCCTTGAAGAAGCCGTGAAAAAGTTGCGTGGGAAACCTGGCACTCAAGTTACCATAACTATTTTCAGAAAAGGGGTTGATAAGCCTTTTGATGTGACAATTACCAGAGCAATAATAAAAATAAAAGCAGTGAAATATAAAAAATACGGTAATATAGGTTATATTAAACTCACAAGTTTCAAGAGTAATGCTTCCAAAGAAGTAATTAATGCTCTCAAAAAACTTGAAGAAGAAAATATTGAAGGACTTATATTTGATTTAAGAAATAATCCTGGTGGTTTGTTAAATGAAGCAATTAATGTATCCAGTATATTTATCCCAGCAGGTAAAACCGTAGTTTTCACAAAAGATCGTGATGGTAAAGAGAGACATTATAAATCTTCGCTTCTTTCATACAGAGATCTCGAAATACCTTTGGTTGTCCTTATTAATGAAGGTTCTGCTTCGGCATCAGAAATCTTCTCAGGTGCAATGCAGGACTACGGAAGAGCAATTATTGTAGGGAAAACTTCTTTTGGAAAGGCAAGCGTTCAAACCATAATTCCATTAAATGATGGTTCAGCTGTGAAAATTACAACGGCAAGATATTACACACCAAATGGCAATTCCATCCAAAATGTGGGGATAAAACCTGATATAGAAATTCCTGAAGGGAAAATTGTAGTAGAAAACAATCACCCTGTTATTAAAGAAAAAGATTTAGAGAATCATTTGACCAACGATGAACTAAAAGATAATTCTACTAATATTAGTGTTAATCAATCAGAACAAGATTTAAATAATGACCTTCAACTTAAATTTGCAATGGATATTTTAAAAGGTTTGATCAAATATGGCAGCAAAGAGAAAAAGTAA
- a CDS encoding cell division protein FtsX codes for MRKILFLLSKGIKFFKKNFKNNLTSNISIITILLLLNTIGIIIYSTNDFFDKLTNVKAVRVYLKNDKKDTVDDLKNSLKKLEGIESIKYFSNEDAYNYLINNEDIDEYLKLLPPELFPSFIEIKIKENFRDLNYINNLKEQIEQFNGVEKTSIGETWILNFMKIKYSLNFFFIILLVFISLSIASITYNMIKLNMYKFKTEIKILSLVGATKSFIILPIIFASIIENIISFIFAMFLTYIIFDWGVKNALSVLGFNFFVLPNIKIGLIYFAIFIVLIISFSYFSASSFLKSAGSIHDN; via the coding sequence ATGAGAAAGATACTATTTTTACTTTCCAAGGGAATAAAATTCTTTAAGAAAAATTTTAAAAACAATTTAACTAGCAATATATCTATAATTACAATCCTGCTTTTATTAAATACAATCGGAATAATAATATATTCTACTAACGATTTTTTCGATAAACTCACAAATGTGAAGGCGGTGAGAGTTTATCTAAAAAATGATAAAAAAGATACTGTTGATGACCTGAAAAATTCTTTAAAAAAACTAGAAGGCATTGAAAGTATAAAATATTTTTCTAATGAAGATGCCTATAATTATTTGATAAATAACGAAGATATTGATGAATATTTAAAATTATTACCACCGGAGTTGTTCCCAAGCTTTATTGAAATAAAAATTAAAGAAAATTTTAGAGATTTAAATTACATTAATAACTTAAAAGAACAAATTGAACAATTCAATGGAGTTGAAAAAACATCAATCGGTGAAACATGGATATTGAATTTTATGAAAATAAAATATTCATTAAATTTTTTCTTTATCATATTGTTAGTATTTATTTCTTTATCCATAGCTTCAATAACTTATAACATGATAAAATTAAATATGTACAAATTTAAAACCGAAATCAAAATCCTGAGTCTTGTGGGTGCCACAAAATCTTTTATAATTTTACCAATAATTTTCGCTTCAATTATTGAGAATATAATCTCTTTTATCTTTGCAATGTTTCTTACATACATCATATTTGACTGGGGGGTAAAAAATGCACTTTCTGTCCTGGGATTCAATTTTTTTGTATTACCAAACATTAAAATAGGACTCATATACTTTGCCATTTTTATTGTTTTGATAATTAGTTTTAGCTACTTTAGTGCCTCAAGTTTTTTGAAAAGTGCCGGTTCTATCCATGATAATTAG
- the tsaD gene encoding tRNA (adenosine(37)-N6)-threonylcarbamoyltransferase complex transferase subunit TsaD, with protein sequence MLVLGIETSCDETSMAIYDSKEGIKGSIISSQIDLHKKFGGVVPEIASRNHLLKLEEIFLSLLNEAKIDKKDIDLIGVTNAPGLIGSLFVGVAFAKGLAYGLKKPLIPVNHLAAHTLSCEIENPSLKPPYLSFIISGGHTHIYKVDDAYNFYLLSHTVDDAVGECFDKVAKMMNLPYPGGPEIERLALQGDENKIKFPVALKNSVNFSFSGLKTAVLNVLEKNEYSIEDVAASFQFSIFNNFINKLDKIIDKYKLRKITVSGGVSANSYLRNKLSSYYQKKGIELFFPSKRLCTDNGDMIAYTAYKFFRKRKFMGVKETAYDVMPDITG encoded by the coding sequence ATGCTTGTATTAGGAATTGAGACATCTTGCGATGAAACTTCTATGGCAATTTATGATTCCAAAGAAGGGATCAAAGGAAGTATCATATCATCACAAATAGATCTACATAAAAAGTTTGGTGGTGTTGTACCCGAAATTGCTTCAAGAAATCACCTTTTAAAATTGGAAGAGATATTTTTGTCACTGTTGAACGAAGCAAAAATCGATAAAAAAGATATCGACCTAATAGGTGTAACAAATGCGCCAGGGCTTATCGGTTCACTTTTTGTGGGAGTAGCCTTTGCCAAAGGACTTGCTTACGGACTTAAAAAACCTTTAATACCAGTTAACCATCTGGCTGCGCATACTTTATCATGTGAAATAGAAAATCCATCATTAAAACCGCCATATCTGTCATTCATTATTTCTGGAGGACATACGCATATATATAAAGTTGACGATGCATACAATTTTTATCTCCTGTCCCACACTGTGGATGATGCCGTTGGCGAATGTTTTGACAAAGTAGCAAAAATGATGAATTTACCCTATCCTGGCGGCCCTGAAATTGAAAGACTTGCACTGCAAGGAGATGAGAATAAAATAAAATTTCCTGTTGCATTGAAAAATAGTGTTAATTTTTCCTTTAGCGGATTGAAAACTGCAGTTTTAAATGTTTTGGAGAAAAATGAGTATAGTATAGAAGATGTAGCAGCATCCTTTCAATTTTCAATATTTAATAATTTTATAAACAAATTGGATAAAATTATTGATAAATACAAATTGAGAAAAATAACTGTTTCAGGAGGAGTTTCTGCAAACAGTTATTTGAGAAATAAGCTATCAAGTTATTATCAGAAAAAAGGGATAGAGTTATTTTTCCCATCAAAAAGACTTTGTACCGATAACGGAGATATGATTGCTTATACAGCTTATAAATTTTTTAGAAAAAGAAAATTTATGGGGGTAAAAGAAACAGCATACGATGTTATGCCAGATATCACCGGCTAA